The DNA segment GTCGGCTTCTGGAATGAAGCCATCAGGTTGGACATGCCGCTGTCAGCGCCGCCGGAGCCGGGCTTGGCCGTGCCAAGCGAGCCGGAGGAGGAACTGCCTCCGCCGGACGCGCTTCCCAGTCCGCTGAGCGCACCCATGCCGCTGCCGCCCGCGCCAGCGCCGCCGCCCGCGCCATTAAGCAGGTTTCCCAGCCCGTCCGCGGCCGCATTCGCGCCCGCAACTTTAGGATCAGCCGCTCCGGCATCCGCGTCCGAAGTTTCAGCTTCGGAAAGGGTTTCAGCGTCAGCGTCCTCATCAAGGTTGCTTTCTTCGCCGTTGCCGGATTTCCGGGCGTTGGCGTCAGAAAACATCGCAAGGGAACTCTGCCCCGCGCCGGACCGTTTCTCGCGCGAGCCGGACGAATAGTCGTCGCCCCTGGCGAAATTGACAAGCGAGGGTGACCTGAGCGCGCTGTTGCCTTTGCTGTCTTTCACCATATAGGCTCCGCCGAGCGCAAGCAGACCCGCCGAAAGAGCCAGCGCGGCGCCAATGGCAAGTTTGGAGCCGAACAGCGAGGCCATGAACCCGCCGGAGCCGCCAAAACCGCTGCCGAACAGGCCGGTTACAGCCCGGCCGAACAGCCCGCCGCTGCCGCCCATGCCGCCGCCGAGCAGCCCGCCTCCGCCCGAGCCTTCAAGCGCGGTGCCCGTAAGCGACGCGCCGTTTTTGCCGCCCATAAGCCAGGGAGGCAACAGTTTTTTCTTCTTCTCCTCCTGCTGATCGGGAGAAGTGACTTTCAGTTCAACCGTCGCGCGCTTGATTTGCGGCCCGGTGATTTTGCTGGTATCATTATCTTTCATAACATTCCCCTATTACGGCTCGGCGACACAGAATAAATACTGAAAAACAGCATCCCGTCATCCCAACAATTTATAAGTGGTATTGCCAATGATATTCCCGCTTGAGTCCAGCACGTCGGCAACCATTTCGCCGGTATTGGAAGCCGAAGCCGCCGCTTCGCCGGCGGCCGGGCCGGGAGGCAGCGCAAGCTGCGCGCTCCTGCCGCCGTCAGTCAGCGCAAGCTGACCGCTCGTCGTGTTTGCCGCGGGAGCCGCGGTTTGCGCGACAGCCTGCCCGGAACCGGCGTTTTCAAGAGCCGTCATCGTTTTGGCGGCTGCTGCGGTTTCCGCCTCTATCTTCTGCTGGTCCAGCTGGGTTTCATAACCGACCATGGCCTTATAGGCGGAGAAAGTCGTTATACCGCCTATTGCCGTGAGCATAAGGCCCTGCACAAGCTGGCCCTGCGTAGTCATGATCAGAATACCTAAAAGGGTCATCACCGCGGCGCAGGCAAGCGCTATTTTCGCCAGTATGATCGCGGTGGGAAGCGAAGCCGGAGTTTTGGCCAGCTTGCTCGCGATAAAAAGCAGCAGCATGGAAGCCACCATCAGCGCGTAGGAAGCGATTTCTATCCATTTCCAGGGGGAATCATTCTCTTCGGCTTCCGTTGTTTCGGGCGTGGCGGTGGAACCGGCAGGATTGCCGAGATTGATGGAATCCTTCGGATTAAGAGCGGGGTCGGATGACCCGGACCCGCTGGACATGCCCGCCCCGTTGGGATTTACTTCGCCGCTTTTTCCGCTGTTTTCATAGGCGTCCACCAGCGCGCCGCGCCGGGAATCAGCCGAGGGCCCGCCGCCGCTTAAAGTAGCGTTCACCGCCGCCGCCTGATTGCGCGCGCCGGACAGCGAACTGGTTTTCCGGCTGGAACCTGACAGTCCGGCACGGGCCGCGCTCTTCAGCCCGTTCGCGGAGCCGGTTCTCACGGCTCCCTCGGACAAACCGCCGGCCGCGCCGGACCGCTGCCCCAAAGCCGAAGACGAACCGCCGCCGCTCGTGCTGCTTCCGCCGGAACCGCTCCCTACCCCCGCAACGGCGGACAGCCGCGGAATAACAGCCGCGGGCGCTTCAGCCGCCGCGTCGGCTTTCATCTCCTCGCTTTCGGCGGAAGAAGCCTGCTCTTCCGCTCCGGCCGCCCCGGCCGGAGCGTCTTCGGAAAAAACTTCGTCGCCCTGCTGTCCTTCTTTAAGATAATCAAGCGAGGACCGGCTGTCCACCACATTCGACTTTGCGGCACGGTTGCTCTCCGCGTCGCTTACCAGCGCGTCATAATAAGGATCGCTGAAAAGGCTGTGCGCCTCCGCGCCGGGAGAATTGTTGCTCATCACGTTATACACCAGACCCGCTCCGGCAACCAGCGTCATCCCGCCTACCGCCAGCCCCGCAATACCGGCCTTTGTCCCCAGCAAAGCGGACAGAACTCCCCCTGAAGAGCTTCCTCCGAACAAGCTTCCGGCCGACGCCGGCACGGCTTCCCCGCCCGCCCCCACCGCGCCGTTTCCGCGCAGCAGGCGGGAAAGGTAAGGGATCAGCCCTTTTCTTTCTTTCTTGTCCTGCGCCTGTTCTATATTCGGCATCATCATAACCTTGCTCCGGACACTTCAAAATTTAAGGCTGGACGACAAATTTGAAAATATTATGGAAGCCACCGTCACTCCCATCGAACCGAAAAGCGCGCCCATAGCCACTGTCAGGCCGATCTGCAAAAGCATCTTCATCATCTGGGTTTTCGTATCCTCTTCGGAAGTGGATTCCTCGGTGGCCTCGGGAACGGTTGGATAGGTGATAGTCCTCACATTGCCCGTGGTGTCGTGATTGGTATTCAAACGGTCAGCACCCAGATCAGGCAGACGACTGATCCCGGATTTTACAACCTCCACCCCGTCCATTGACACTTTAAGTTTGGGCGAACTGTCGCCAAACGCCGCGCCGGCGGCGGCAGCCATGGAAGCGACATTGCCGCTCTGGGCGGCGGCCGCGCTTAGCTGCACGGTCTTTTCAAGAGAGGACAGCGAGCGGTTGCCCGTGCCGGAACCGGCCGGCCCGCCCATTGAACCCGACCCGACGGTCCCGCCGGGCGAAAACGCGCTTTTCTGGCTGGCCGAGGCGGTAACGCCTTTTGAGGCGCCCGCGCTGCCACTGCTGCTGCCGCCTCCGCCACCGCTCAAACCGCTGGACATGGCCTGCAGCTTGGCCTGCAATGCGGCCGCCAGGCCGCCCGCGCTGTAGTCAGCCGAAGCGCTTTTGCTGCTGCGCGGCGCGGACACTCCGCGCCCGCCCGAAGAAGCCGCCGCACCGGCTGACGCGCTGGCCGAGCTTGCTCCGACCCCGTTATATTGGAACATCAGCCCTTCGTCGCCGGTGGGCATATACAGGCGCGAGGAAGCCGAGTCGCCGTTCTCGCCGTCAATCGCTCCGCCCGGCGCAAGGCCTTCATACACGCTGTCCCACGATTTCATGCTGGCGACCGCGCCTTTCGACTTCCCGCCATTATAATAATCGCTGGTGGCGGTATTTGTAAGCATCGGATAAGAGATCCACAGCCCTGACAGGAACAGCAATATGCCGCCGATAACGGCATATTGTTTAGCCTGATTCCTTGTCTGGGTTGCGAAATTCATAACTCCCCCGCTGACATAAAAAACCAATCCGCGCTCAGGGACCCAGCCGCTGCCTGCTCCCTGAAGAGCTTTGATGCCTGTTCCGGTTTTCAAAAAACAAACGGCGCATCCTTTCTCGCCGGGCGAATAAATGCTTCCGTATTGCTATTCGCCCCCGCAGGATACACGCCTAGTCTAACCCGGCGACCGCGGTTTGTCAAGACCCAAAAGCCCTCAAAACGCCTTCTCAAACCCGTCGGGCCGAACACTGTTCCCGGTCAACGAAATCCGGCCCGGCAACATTTGACACAAACTTCCCGGATAATGCGCTTTGAGCGGGCCGGCCCGGTTCTACCGGGCCGGCCCGCCATGCACATCAGAAACCAATACCGGTAAACCCTTTATCCAGCCAGGCTTCCACACCGGAAAGCGCTCCTCCGGAATGCAGCCCGCCGGCCATGAACAGCGACATCCCTGAAAAAACCATGGAAACAACCGAACAAATCGCAATAAGCGTTTTGCTCCCCTTGGAAAAAGCGTCAAGATCTTTCAACCCGGTCATGGCCTTGAACCCGGCAACGGCGGTAAGCAAACCGGACGCGGCCATAGCCAGACCTTCCAGCCGCTGACCCTGCGCAAACATCAGGTAAAGCCCGTATGCCATCACGGCCAGACCGATAACCATGACAACTTTCGCGATAATCTGCGAAACAGCCAGACTAAGCAGTTTCGGAGCGAATGTGATCAGCAGCAGCAAAGCATTGGCCGCAATCAGCGCGATTTTCGCTATCTGGCTTATCTTGGCCCACGGAGTAGTGCTTTCTTCCGATTCGGTAGTATCGGCCGTTGAACCGCTGCCGCCGGTGGGATTGCCAAGATTGGTGGAATCCTTCGGCATGGCGGCCGGATCCGAAGCGCCTGACCCGCTGGAAAGGCCCGCGCCGCCCGATGCCACTTCACCGCTCTTGTCATTATTTTCATAAGCGTCCACCAGCGCGCCGCGCCGCGAATCGGCGGAAGAACCGGCGCCGCCCAAAGTCGTCCCTACCGCACGCGCCTGATTGCGCGCGCCGGAAAGTGCGCCGGCTTTTCTGGTACCCGCTGTCCGGCCCGCCCGCACCGAACTTGAAAACGCGCCGGATTGTCCCGTCCGCACCGCGCCGGCGGAAGTCGAGCCGCCGCGGGCGGTCGCGCCGGAGCCGATCGCTCCGCTGGAACTGCTGCCCCCTGATCCGCCAGAACTGCCGCCAAGCCCCATGCCGGACGTAGCCGCCAGGCGCGGGATTGAAGCCGCCGGCGATGCCGCGGAGGCGTCAGCTTTCGTTTCCTCGGTATCGGAAGCGGGCGCGGCGCCCGCGTCATCAACAGCGGCTTCGTCAGCCACATCGTCCGACGCGTTCGCCTCGTTGAAATAGTCAAGCGAGGATTTGCTGTCCACCACATTCGATTTGGCCATGCGGTTGCTTTGCGCGTCGCTCACCAGCGCGTCATAATAAGGATCGCTGAAAAGACCGCGCGCGGCATCGCCGGAAGAATTGTTGCGCATCACGTTATAGGCAAGACCAAGCCCGGCGAGCAATGTCATCGCCCCGATAGTCAGCCCCGCTATGCCCGCCTTGGTTCCCAGCAGCGTAGCCAGAAACCCGCCGCCGAACGGCGAACCGCCGCCGAGCAGCCCGCCGAAAAGGCCCCGTCCGGCCGCACCGGTGACACCGGTCGCGGCTTCGCCCGAGCCCACAGCCCCGCTCCCTTTGAACAAGCGGGACAGATAAGGAATAAGACCTTTCCTTTCTTTTTTATCTTTCTGCTGAACTGTCACATGATGCACATTCATAACCTTCCTCCCTAAGCAGTATCAGGCGGGGCGCCGGACACAAGAACAAAAAAACCTGTCCATACCGCTTTTTTTAGTCCCTATTGCCGACATCGCAACGTCATCACAAAATACACTATTTGCTCTCAGAGACCCACTCGCAACTTGCTCTCTGAAGGGCCGAACCGCAACAGACTGTTCAAACATACTCTTCTCATCTATACAAAACTATCATCCGGTAGTACTGTCACTGCCATCCGTTTTCATCACTGACATCACGGATGAATTGGAAGTAAAATCTACAGGAGTGGTTGACGCAGGCGTGGCATTTCCGTTAATACCCAGGGAATCCAGCTTTTCCGTGCAGGTGGATCCGCCTGCACCGGAAGTGAGAAGGAAACCGGTGGCTCCCAGAATAGCTCCGCCGATAGCAAGCGCGACAACCGGCCAGGCTATGGGACAAAGCGCCGCCAGGCTCAGTCCAATCGCGCCGTCCCTTATAAAGGTGCCGACAACAAGCTGGCCCTGTTCATTTATGATCTGGTTGCCGATATAAGCCGCTCCCATGCATAACGCAAAAGCCGCCGCGCGCAAAGCTATAACCAGCCAGGGAATGACACAGACAAGCGCAGCGAGCAGCAGGGCGCAGGCAAGAATCATAAACCCGCATGCCCAGTTTATAAGCCGTTCCAGCTGCACGTTTGCCTGAACCGCAGCCTCTTTTTCTTCCGGAATAATATTGGTCGAGCAATCCTCTTTCGCCTTACCATACTCGTCAATACATGTGGTGGTGTCGGTATTAAGATCGGTCGTCCTGCTGGTGACATTGCTGGTTACAACGCTGGTCAGAATGCTTGTGGTATTGACGGTTACGACACTTGTAGTATTGACGGTCGTAACGCTCGTAGTGTTGCCGGTCGCGCCGCTGCCGCCTGAAGTTGTCCCGCCCGACGGCGTGACTATCGGCGTTTCGGAGCCGGGTTTTTGAGGATCGCCGGACCAGGCGGAATCGGAACCCGAACGCCGGTCCTGCTCATTCTCGGAATCCAGCACCGCGGCTGTCATGCCTTTATTAATCGCCGCGGCCTGCGAATGCGCCTTGCCCGAACTGCCGCGGCTGTCGCCTGAAAGCGCCGCTGCCGAAAAACGCGAGGCTTTTCTGAGCCCGGACACCTTGCCAAGACTCAGGCCGCCGGTGGACAGACCTGCGGAACCGGGCAAAGCCGCCGAACCGGAATCCCCGCTCCAGCCGGCTCCCCGTGAACTGTTCCCGATGCTTCCCGTCCCGCCGCCCATGCCGCCGGTACTGCCGCCGCTGCCGCTGCCCCCGAGATAACTGTATTTGGAGCCGCTAAGCACATCGTTAAGGCGCGGCAGGGAAGCCGGGCCGGCATCGCCTGCGCTGCCGGCCGGTTTGCCGGCCGCTTTGGCTTCATCGGCGATTTCGGGCATTTCCTCATCATCAAGATTGGATTCTTTTCTCTCATCCCCGTCAACAGCGAAATTTCTGTCCGACAGCATCTGCAGGGAGGACTTGTTATTGGCCATACGGTCAACTTCAGGTATATAGGGCTGGCTGGTGTTCATGCTCACAAGCCCTGACCGGCCGACAGCTTCCTCGTTTTTCCCGAACCAGCCGGACTTGGCCAGCAGCAGACCCGCTCCCGCCACACCGGCGGCAAGCAGAGCCATCGCGGCAAGCGCCCCGATTTTTCCGCCGAGCAGCCCGCCGCCCGCGCCGAACGCGCCGAACAGTCCGCTTCCGCGCGAACCGGCTCCGGCCAGACCCCGCACCCCTGCCGCGCCGCGCCCGCCTCCGAACAGCGATGAAAACAGGCGGCTGAAAAACCCGCCTCCTTCACCCGCCGCGCCGCCAAGACCGCGGGCGCCGGTTGCAAGCCGCGAACCGGCCGCCAGATCCTCGGCACCGGCCGCTCCGCCAGACAACCCCCGTCCGCCTTTGCCAAAAGAAGAAAAAAGCCGGCTGAAAAATCCGCCTTCCTGAGCCGCGCCGCCGCGCACTCCCACGCCAGCCGCAGAAGAAGCGTTTTCGCCTCCCAAAAGCCACGGCGGCAGCCCCTTTTTTTCCTTTTTCTTCTTGTCTTCGGCGTTTTCGAAAACGGGTACCGTTATTTTGATTACCGAATCGGTCTGTTTGTTATTGTCGTTCATACTGACCACCGCCTGAAGTTCCGCGCGAATTTCCAAATGAATGCCGGCCCTTTCGCCCGGAAAATATTAAATGAACCCGAAAACCGCCTGCAACGATTTGCCGCCTTATACCGGATCAAACAAAAATATTTGAGCACCCAATCCGCCGGACCGGCGGGCAAACTGCGCGCCCGACTACCGATCCCCGCAGGGTACTATCCTTAGTCTACAGCCACCTGCCCGTTTTTTCAAGGCCCAAGTTGTGAAATTTCAGCCGGGCCGGACTAAGCGACTCCTTCAGCGGAGCGCTCCGCTTTAAACAGCCTGCGCCTGCAATCGCCATTCCATAACGCCCGCCACTTCCGTAACTTCACAAAAACCAGCCGTAACTGCAATCCGGACTTGCGAAAAAATCCCGCGCAAAGCCTTGGGAACACACTCAGTTGCTCAGGCCCGGCAAACTGAATTCAAGATACCGGTCGCGCGGAGCGACATATTTGGTCGTGTTAAGAATCGCGCCATTGCCGCACATCGTGTCATAACCGCGCCCGCAGGTGACGGAATCGTAATGCGAGCAGACGGTGTTTTCGCCGCCCCTGCACAGCATGGTCTGCAGCGCGCCGGAAAGCACGGTAATATGCGCGTTTATATCGATCTGGCACCACACCTGGGACTGCGTGAACTCGACATCCACACTCGACAGCCCGGGATAACTGCCCACACCAAGGTACTCGCGCACATATTCGCTGATCCTGAACTCGAGATTATCGTTGTATCCTTGATATGTCACCGAGCGGTGCGATTGCAGCTGATACCGCCGCGCGGCATAAAAAGCCGCGATCTCCATTTTCTGAACCAGTACAAGCAGAAAGAAAATACGCACCATGAAAAGCATGAAAATGAAAAGCAGCGGCAGCATCAGCACCACTTCAGTGATGGCCTGGCCTTTCCGGTTTGATTTGCGGAGAAAAAATTTCATAATGCTCACGGATCCAGCACTACAAGGTATTTCGGCGTGGGGTCCGGCCAGAGGGTGTTATTGTCCCCGCCGCCGCCCTGCGTGAAAATTGAAGAACGCACGGACACTTTATTGTGCACGCACAGGCCGCTTCCGCATTGCGCGTCGCCGGCGAGACTGTTCACATCCGTATTGAAGAAATTGTCCTCGGCCACCCAGTTCTGATAGACATCAATCCCGTTGCCGAGCGCCGTGAGCCTGCCTATCTCGGCGGGTGTAAACACCCGGAACTGGAACAGCTTGTCCTGCGCGCCGGGCGTAGCTGCGAACACCGAATCTACCGGCTGAAAATCCCGCGTGATGCTGGATAAATTCGTAAGGCTCATGACGGTCTGCTGGGTTGAATACCAATACCTTATTGATGTCAGAAACTTCGGGTCGGTTTCAAAATTGAAACTCCCGATTCCGGAATTGGGCGCATCGCCGGAAAGACCGGACTGGCCGCAGGAATTTTCATCGGTTATCGGAGAGCCGCGCGATTCGGTGCAGTCCCCCGCGTTCAGATGATAGGCCTTGCGGAAAAAAGCATGGTTTGCGATAAGCGTCTTAAACACCGCCGTCTGCGAATTGCTCACGTTGCCCAGCAGCGCGTACACCTGGAACCAGAATGAATACTGCGCGTAAGCCACGTCCTTGTTGATATACACGTCATACGCGGGATAACGGCAGGCAGATTCCCATACCTGCGGCGTCACGCATTGCAGGGGCCGCGCGGAGCCGGTAAAAGAGGCGCGGTCCCGGAACAGATAGTTATGCGGATCCCATGCGGGATTTTCAACATTCCAGTTCGTCACGTTGTTCGATCCGCTCGCGCCGTCGCCATGCGCGCCGAGAAACCTTATCGGCCACAGCTTTGAAGAATCAGCAATCCCCTCCACGGTATCAAGGCTCATGGGCCCGGCCAGGTTATAAAGGGTGGCCGGCGACTTGTTTGCGATAGCGGCCCGGCTGGTTTCGTTCCAGGTCGGGTAATTGCCGTTGGCCAGCATGATGTCCTGCATGTAGACCTTGACGCAGCTTGTCAGCGAATTGGCGGCAAGGCAGGAATAATTGCCGGCGGCATCGGTGTGGTCCTGATAATTTTCCGTGAAGATACGGTATGGAAACGCGCCGTTCACATAAGCGGTGCGGTTAAAGAAATCCGAATAGTTCTCCATCTCGATGGTGGAAGCGATGTCGGCGGCAAGCTGGTATTTGATTTTGGCGCGCGACAGTTTGGCCGTTTCCAGCAGCAGGATCACGAATATCCAGAGCGTCGGCAGCACGAATATGGCAGGCATGAGCAACTGGCCCTTTTTTGTAAGGGCCAGCCGGCGCAAAGACTTCATTGGTCCGTCGAAAATGCGCATATCGAATACCGCCGATTACCCGGCGCCGGATCCTAACTGCCTGCCGGCACTATCAGACCGACCAGCGTGAAAAACCCGCCCCGCAGAATATCGCTTGCCGAGGTGAAAATAGTAACCGCCAAAGCGACAACCATCGCTATCAAAAGCAGATACTCTATAGCCGTCTGCCCGCGCCGGCACACAGCCCGCCGGGCAAATAAGCCCGCGACACCCGCCAGACTCCGCGCCGTTCTTAAAAACGCCATATCCATGTTATAGCCCTAAACCGAACCGCCCGCAAGGCTTATTCATTCCCCCGGTGACTCAGGACTCGAATTTGCTGTCCTCGGCCGAAATAAGCCCCCGTTCGATCGCCTTGACAACCGCTTCGGTCCTGTTGGAAACGCCAAGCTTCTGGAATATGCTGTTAAGATGGTTTTTTATCGTCTTGACGCTGCAGTTCAGTTCGCTGGCGATTTCCTTGTTGCTTTTGCCGCGGCCCAGCAGATCCAGCACCCGCATTTCAGTTTTGGTCAGCGCCGCGGGCGACGACGCGGTGCCCGGCGCGCCGTTCATCTGGCGCAGGCCCTGTATCAGCTTGCCCATCAGCTGCTGCGGAATCATTACGCCTTCGCTGGCGAATGTTTTGAGCGCGTTCACCAGTTCGGACGCGGGCAGCATTTTCGACAGGTAACCGTTGGCGCCCGCCTGAATGGCTTCCATGACGTGCGCCTCGTCCTCAAAGCTCGACAGCACGACCACGTTCGTCTGCGGCACCTCTCCGCGTATTATCCGCGTGGCGGAAATACCGTCCATTTTAGGCAGTTTGATATCCATCAGGATAACGTCGGGTTTCAGCTTCCTGGCCATTCGCACG comes from the Elusimicrobiaceae bacterium genome and includes:
- a CDS encoding response regulator transcription factor, with product MAKVKKTISVMIADDQTLFREGIKDLLEGEKWIQVVGEAPDGEEAVRMARKLKPDVILMDIKLPKMDGISATRIIRGEVPQTNVVVLSSFEDEAHVMEAIQAGANGYLSKMLPASELVNALKTFASEGVMIPQQLMGKLIQGLRQMNGAPGTASSPAALTKTEMRVLDLLGRGKSNKEIASELNCSVKTIKNHLNSIFQKLGVSNRTEAVVKAIERGLISAEDSKFES
- a CDS encoding class III signal peptide-containing protein, whose product is MAFLRTARSLAGVAGLFARRAVCRRGQTAIEYLLLIAMVVALAVTIFTSASDILRGGFFTLVGLIVPAGS
- a CDS encoding pilus assembly protein codes for the protein MKFFLRKSNRKGQAITEVVLMLPLLFIFMLFMVRIFFLLVLVQKMEIAAFYAARRYQLQSHRSVTYQGYNDNLEFRISEYVREYLGVGSYPGLSSVDVEFTQSQVWCQIDINAHITVLSGALQTMLCRGGENTVCSHYDSVTCGRGYDTMCGNGAILNTTKYVAPRDRYLEFSLPGLSN